A window of Paraburkholderia sp. ZP32-5 genomic DNA:
CGCAAAAACCCGCGCCATGTCGCGATACCTTCCGCGCTGCGCAGATCGAACGTGATGCGCGCATGCACGCAGCCATCGCCGAAATGGCCGTACAGACTCGTCTCGTAGCCGTATCGATCGACCAGCGCCTGGAACGCGCGCAGATAATCGCCGAGACGCAATGGATCGACTGCCGCGTCTTCCCAGCCGACCACCGGATCGGGCTTGTCGCGATCCACCGACAACGCGACCGCCGATGCGCCCGTTTCGCGAATCGACCACACCTTCGCCTGCAACGCGCGATCTTCGACCAGCATCGTCGACACGTTCGGCCCCGCCGCGCCCGCTGCGAAATACGCGGCGGCGGCCTGCGCCTGTTCCCATACCGCGTCCTGCGTATCCGCGCCGAATTCGAGCACGACCCAGGCATCGCCTTCGGGCAGCAGCGCGATTTCGTCCTTCTTCAAGCCGCGCGCCTGCAAGCCGCGAATGATTGCGCGGTCGAGACCTTCGATTGCGATCGGCCCGCAGTGCATGAAATGCGGCACGGCATCGGCCGCCGTATAGATGTCCGTGAAGCCCACGACGACGATCACGCGTTTAGCCGGACTCTTCACGAGCCGCACTTTTGCCTGCAACGTGACCGCGCAGGTGCCTTCGGTGCCAACCAGTGCGCGCGCAACGTTGAAGCCGTTTTCCGGCAACAGTTGATCGAGATTGAAGCCCGACACGCGCCGTTTGATTTGCGGAAATTTCGCGCGAATCTGCTCGGCGTAGGTATCGCGCAACTGCTTGAGCGCCGCGTAGATTTCGCCCTGGCGTCCGCCTGCCGCGATGATGCGTTCGAGTTCGTCGTCGGAGGTCGGGCCGACCCAGAAGCGCGCGCCGTCGAAGGTCGCGATTTCGAGCGCCTCGATGTTCTCGACCGTCTTGCCGGCCATCACCGAATGCGCGCCGCACGAGTTGTTGGCGATCATGCCGCCGAGCGTGCAGCGGCTGTGCGTGGCCGGATCGGGCGCGAACGTGAGGCCGTGCTGTTCGGCGGCGTCGCGCAGCGTGTCGCACACCACGCCCGGCTCGACGATCGCTGTGCGCGCAACCGGATCGACCGATACGACGCGGTTCAGATACTTGCTCGCGTCGGCCACGACCGCGACGTTCACGCACTGACCGTTCTGCGACGTGCCGCCGCCGCGCGCGAGAAACGGCACGTCGTTGCGGCGGCAAACATCCAGCGTGGCAAGCAGATCGTCGATATCGGCGGGCACGACGACACCGATCGGCACTTGCCGATAATTCGACGCATCGGATGCATACAGTGCTTTCGAGCCTCGATCGAAGCGCACTTCACCGCGCACCTGGCGACGCAGATCGCTTTGCAGCGTGTGCAACAGCGCGGCGCTGGCCGCGAACGGCGTCGCAGCGCGCGGTTCATCCGGCACGCGCCGGCTCGCGGAATCGTTCGCGTCGACGCCCGCGCGCCGCTCTTCATCCAATGACACTGACGTACCCACTCTGCGCCCCTCGTCTGCGATGCCCGGCGCCCGCGCCGACGTATGGCGCTCAGGCCGCCTGGCTTGCGGTCATCCGGAAGATGCCCTGTGCGTTGCCCGCGTCGAAACGCAGGTCCGTTTCCCAGCGGCGCGCGTCCTGATCGAAACTGCGCTTGCGCGTGATGAACTCGTAGAACGAGCCCGGCACGTCGCGCGTGACGACACTGCCGTCGGCCGCGCGAAATTCGCGCGGCACGATATCCGCGCGATACGCGGTCTGGAATACGCGGCCGGAACGCGACTGCTCGACTTCCGGCTTCATCGGACGACCCTTCGCCTTCTCGTCGTCCGACAGTTTGAACACGTCCGCGACGCGATCCGTCGCGTGATTGAACGCGTTGCCTTCGGTTGCGATCCACGCCATTTCCGCCGATTCCTTCAACAATACGTCGTAATCGGCTTCGCGTGGCATGTCGTGCTGACGCGCGAACGCGCCGACGATCACCGGTAGCAATTCATGCGCCGCTTCGAGCGGCAACACACCGTCGCGCTCGAGCTCCCACAGTTGACCGCTCGCGCGCGGCGTCAACGGATCGCGCGAGTTGCCGATCACATTCGTCACCGCCTGCTGGAACTCAGCCGAAAAGCGCTCGGGATGCAGTTCGCTGACGAAGAACTGCGCGATCTCGTCGGGCGCGTCGTCATGCGCCCACGCGCGACCGGTCATGCCGAGGCGATCGAGCGGATAGCGGCCGTTGATGCGAAAGCCGAGCGGCCGCAGAATGCGCGCAAACGCGGCCTCGCCGGGCGGCAATGCGCCATTGTGTGACCAGCGCACGGTGCGCAGCGCGCCGTGATCGAAGTACACACTGCCGCCGGCTTCGATCGTTTCTTTGGTATAGCGCCGGCCGTTCGCCGAACGCGCGAGCAGGTCGTCGAACAGCGCCAAGTTCATCGCCTGCGCGATTTCGGCGCGGGTCACGCTGCCGCTTTCCCATTCATTCAACACTTGCGGATGATTCAGCGTCGCAAAGAGCCGCACGGTTTTTTCCGCGCCCAGCAGCTTCACCAGCAATTGTTCGACATTCGCATTCTTCAGGTTTCGCATCCCTATTCTCCACGCTATGCTTCGAGCGCTCGCACCGACGCCCGATCAAACCGCCCGCGCACGCCCAACGCGCGACACGGCGCTATCACGGTCGAGATTATTCAAAACCCATTGCCGCGCCGTAAAGCGAGATAAAATCGGCACTTGATGCGTTTTTGGAATTAACGTGCGAAAGTTCAAGATCCCGAACATGGGCGCGCTGCTCGCTTTCGAAGCCGCCGCGCGACACGAAAGCTTCACGCATGCGGCGCGCGAACTGTTCCTCACCGAGAGCGCGGTATCGCGGCAGATCAATACGCTCGAAAGCAATCTCGGCGTGCGGCTGTTCGTGCGCGTCAAGCAGCGTGTGGTGCTGACACGTGCCGGCAAGGTCTATAGCGCGCAGGTGAGGCGCTCGCTCGAACACCTGGACCGCGACACGCTGTCGATCATCGCGCACGGCAGCGGCGGCGGTTATCTGGAACTCGCAGTATTGCCGACCTTTGCATCGCAATGGCTGATTCCGCGGATGGCCGCATTCAATCGGCAGTGCCCGGACGTGCGTGTGAACATGGGCGTGCGCACCGCCACTTTCCCGTTTGCCGACACACATTTCGAAGCCGCGATCCACTACGGCAAGCCGACGTGGCCGGGCACGTCGGCGGATTTTCTGTTCCGCGAGGAAGTGGTGCCGGTGTGCGCGGCGAGTCTGCTGAAGCGGCGCATTCGCAACGCCGCCGAACTGCTCGACTATCCGCTGCTGCATTCGACCACGCGGCCCAATGGTTGGGCGACATGGTTCGCCAATCTCGATGTCGACGATATCCGCACGATGCAGGGCGTGCGCTACGAACTTCACACCATGTTGATTAGCGCGGCCGCAGCCGGGCTCGGCATTGCGCTGGTACCGCGCTTTTTCGTCGACACGCAATTGCAGCAGCTCGGCCTCGTGATTCCGTTCGATGCGCCCGCCGTCACCGACGCGGCGTACTACCTCGTCTATCCGACCGAGTTGAGCCACGGCAAGCCGCTTGCGAGTTTCCGCGAGTGGCTGTTGCAGGAGGCCGCCGCGTATGGGGTGATTTTTCCGGAGTTGGCGCAGCGGCCTGAAGGCGCGTGAGGGAAGACGGCTTCAGTTGCCGTCGCGCGCCTGCGCGAGCGCGGCGAGATTGCCTTCGCCGAAGCCGTGATGCCCCTGGCGCTGCACGATCTCGAAGAAAATCTCGCCGGTGCGACGGCGCACGAAGGTCTGAAAAAACAGCAGCGGCACGCCGTCCGCGCCGATTTCGCCATCCACCAGCACGTGCGTGCGGCGCAGCCGCTCGACATCGAGACCATGGCCCGGCAAACGCGCATCGAGCTGATCGTAATAGCGCGCCGGCGGCTCGACGAATTCGACGCCATTGGCAAGCAGGCGCTCGACGCACGTGAAGATATCGTCGGTGGCGAGCGCGATATGCTGCACGCCTTCGCCCGGATGGTCGGGCAGATAGTCGTGCATCAGATTGGTCCGGCGCGTGCCTTCCTCATAGAGCGGCACGCGAATCGCGCCGCACGGCGACACCATCACGCGCGATTCCGCCGATACGTGCCAGTTCGCGTGCAGTTCGTGAATCTCGCGGAAGTTGAGCAGATCGCGATAGAAGTCGATCCATTCCTGCATGCGGCCTTCGCCGACCGTCTGCGTCAGATGATCGACCGCGATCAGGCCACTGCCTGCGTGCTTCAGATCGGCCTCGGCCGTGTCGATTTCAATTGGGCGGAAGTCGATGTCGAAGATCGAAATATCGCCGAGGCCGCCACGCTGGCCGCCGCGTCCGCGCCAGCGATCGACGAAATAGATGTGCGAATCGCCAATGCCCTGGATCGCCGGAATCAGCAACTCGCCGGCGCCGAGGCGCTCGCCCTCGAACTCCCACGCGCCGAGTTCCACCGCGCGCGCAAACGCGCGTTGCGCGTCGGCGACGCGAATCCCGATCGCGCAGATGCCGACGCCATACTCTTCGGCGTAGCGCGCGGCGAACGAATCGGGCTCCGCGTTGATCAGGAAATTCATCTCGCCCTGGCGGTACAGCGTGACGTCCTTGCTGATATGGCGCGCGATCGCCTTGAAGCCGAGCCGCGTGAAGACTTCGCCGAGCGCGCGCGGATCCTGCGCGGCAAACTCCACGAATTCGAGGCCGGCGGTGCCGAGCGGATTGTGCTCAGGCGCCGACACGGCGCGCTGCGCGGCCTCGGGAGTGGGCAAGTCGCTGGGCATGGCAATCTCCTTGTACGGTCTTTCGACGCGGCGGCCGGTCCTACGGAATCTGACGCAAACCGTTGCGGCCGCTCGCGATGAAGTGCTGGGTGTGTGATCCGGCGTGCGCTGTCGTGGTGTGCCGCAGCAAATGCAGGCCGTGGCGACTTTCGCACCGTGTTTGTACACCGGGTCGCGGGGCGTTCGCAACCGGGAATTTGTACTGGATGGTTCATATGCTGAATCGCAGGTCGATCGCGCGCATGGGGTCTGCTCGCCGCCCGCTGGCTTTCTGAGCCGCCGCGACTGCCCGATTCGATCGCGCGGCGCGCTGCTACAGCTGTGTGTCCGCGCGACTTTGCCCCGATCGCTGCCCACGCCTTTTCGCGGTCTTGCGGCCGGTTTTCCCGGCGCCGTTGTCCGCGTCCTTACCCGACGCCGCGGCCATCCTGTCGCGCGCAACCTCGCGCACCGCGTCGATAAACGCCCGCCCGACCGCCGACGGCTGCGTATCCGAGCGGCGGATCAGGCCAACCGGCTCGCCGGTGCCCGCGGCCGGCAGCGGCAAGCGCACCAACATGCCGTGCGCGAGTTCGTATTCGACCGCGCTGCGCGGCACGAACCACACCGCGCCGTTTTCGAGCGCCAGCGCACGCCCCGTCGATACCGACAGCACCTCGACGAATGCCGACAACGGCGGCACGCCCCACGCGCCCAGCAGACTTTCCGCCGACTGGCGGATCAGCGTGCCGAACGGCGGCAGCACGATCGGGAATTCTTCCAGCGAGGTAGCCGGCAAGCCCGGCCCTTGCGCGAGCGGATGCCCGGCCCGCACGACCGCGATCAGCGGCTCGGTAAACAATTGCTCGAAGCTCAGACCGACCATCCGCTCGGGGTCCGCGAGGCGGCCGATCGCAAACTCGATCGTGCCTGCCTTCAGGCGTTCGAGCAGTTCCGGATTCGCGCCGGTCGCAAGCCGCACGATCACGCGCGGCCAATGCGCGGCGAACTGCCTGAGCACCGGCGGTACCAGTACCGCCGCGACGGTCGGCAGCACGCCGATTTCGAGCGTCGCCGCGGCCGCGCCCTCCGCCCGCGCGAGCAGATCGACGCCCTGGCGCAGCGCGCTGACGCAGGCGCTCGCGTGCGGCATGAAAAGCTGCCCTTCGCGCGTCGGCACCGCGCCGTGACGGCCGCGCTCGAACAGCTTCACGCCCAGAATCGCCTCCAGTTCGGCGACCGTTTTCGACACCGCAGGCTGCGTGATGGACAGACTATCGGCTGCCCGCTGGACGCTGCCGAACTGCGCGACGGCCAGAAAGCACTGGAGATGACGGAATTTGACGCGGCTATCCGCGAGGCTGCGTTGCATAACGGCAGGTTATACGAAATGGGCGAAAACGTCATTTTGCATAACCGCCGGCGTTGGATAAAGTGCCTGTCATAACATCGCACCTCACGATTCCTCCAACGGAGACACTTCATGGAAGACTCTTCCCTCACCCAGCGCGAGTTCGCGTCGCATCCCCAGTACATCTATCCGCCGTACGGTTCGTCGGTCAAACGCGGCCCGACGCGTCCGCTGATTCCGCTGAAGGAAAAGCTGCGCGACCAGCGCGTGCCGGTCTACGGCACCGAAGACCTCGGCGCGCTCGACCACGATCTGACGCGCAACGCAGCACGCAACGGCGAGCCGCTCGGCGAACGCATCATCGTGACCGGTCGCGTGCTCGACGAAGGCGGCCGCCCGGTGCGCAACACGCTGGTCGAAATCTGGCAGGCCAACGCCGCCGGCCGCTACGTGCACAAAGCCGACCAGCACGACGCGCCGCTCGATCCGAACTTCCTCGGCGCGGGGCGCTGCATCACTGATAGCGACGGCCGCTACCGCTTTCTGACCATCAAGCCGGGCGCGTATCCGTGGGGCAACCATCCGAACGCATGGCGCCCGCAGCATATCCACTTCTCGCTGTTCGGCGACCACTTCGGCTCGCGTCTCGTCACGCAGATGTACTTCCCCGGCGACCCGCTGCTCGCGTTCGACCCGATTTATCAGGGCACACCGGAGCAGGCGCGTGAACGCATGGTGTCGAAGTTCTCGCTCGACATCACGGAAGAAGCCTATGCGCTCGGCTACGATTTCGACATCGTGCTGCGCGGCCCGAACGAAACCCCGATGGAGCGCTAAGCCATGACGACTCTCAAGCAAACGCCTTCGCAAACCGTTGGCCCGTACTTCGCCTACGGTCTTTGCCCGCAGCAATACGATTTCGACTACAAGAGCCTGTTCACGCACGTGCTGGCCGACATGGAAGCGGCCGGCGAGCACATCACCATCGTCGGTCAGGTGTTCGACGGCGACGGCAAGGTGGTCGGCGACGCGATGGTCGAGATGTCACAGGTGGATTCGAACGGGCACTATCCCGAATCGCGCGAGGAAATCCGGAAGAGCGGCTTTCACGGCTTTGCGCGCGTCGGCACGGGCACCGATCCGCAGCAGCGCTTTATCGTCGAGACGGTGAAGCCGGGCCGCGCGAATCCCGGCGAAGCGCCGCATATCAACGTGATCCTGACGATGCGCGGCATGCTGCTGCACACGTTCACGCGCATTTACTTCGATGACGAAGCGCAGGCAAACGAAAGCGACGCAGTGCTGGCAGCGGTGCCGGCCGAGCGCCGCGGCACGCTGATCGCGCGTCGGGCTCCGGGTGCGGCCAATGTGTATCGCTTCGATATCCACATGCAAGGCGACAAGGAAACCGTGTTTTTCGATCTGTGAGCCAGCGTGGTCAAGCGTTTTTCGGCACTTTCA
This region includes:
- a CDS encoding DUF1338 domain-containing protein, whose amino-acid sequence is MRNLKNANVEQLLVKLLGAEKTVRLFATLNHPQVLNEWESGSVTRAEIAQAMNLALFDDLLARSANGRRYTKETIEAGGSVYFDHGALRTVRWSHNGALPPGEAAFARILRPLGFRINGRYPLDRLGMTGRAWAHDDAPDEIAQFFVSELHPERFSAEFQQAVTNVIGNSRDPLTPRASGQLWELERDGVLPLEAAHELLPVIVGAFARQHDMPREADYDVLLKESAEMAWIATEGNAFNHATDRVADVFKLSDDEKAKGRPMKPEVEQSRSGRVFQTAYRADIVPREFRAADGSVVTRDVPGSFYEFITRKRSFDQDARRWETDLRFDAGNAQGIFRMTASQAA
- a CDS encoding LysR substrate-binding domain-containing protein → MRKFKIPNMGALLAFEAAARHESFTHAARELFLTESAVSRQINTLESNLGVRLFVRVKQRVVLTRAGKVYSAQVRRSLEHLDRDTLSIIAHGSGGGYLELAVLPTFASQWLIPRMAAFNRQCPDVRVNMGVRTATFPFADTHFEAAIHYGKPTWPGTSADFLFREEVVPVCAASLLKRRIRNAAELLDYPLLHSTTRPNGWATWFANLDVDDIRTMQGVRYELHTMLISAAAAGLGIALVPRFFVDTQLQQLGLVIPFDAPAVTDAAYYLVYPTELSHGKPLASFREWLLQEAAAYGVIFPELAQRPEGA
- a CDS encoding 4-hydroxyphenylpyruvate dioxygenase family protein, coding for MPSDLPTPEAAQRAVSAPEHNPLGTAGLEFVEFAAQDPRALGEVFTRLGFKAIARHISKDVTLYRQGEMNFLINAEPDSFAARYAEEYGVGICAIGIRVADAQRAFARAVELGAWEFEGERLGAGELLIPAIQGIGDSHIYFVDRWRGRGGQRGGLGDISIFDIDFRPIEIDTAEADLKHAGSGLIAVDHLTQTVGEGRMQEWIDFYRDLLNFREIHELHANWHVSAESRVMVSPCGAIRVPLYEEGTRRTNLMHDYLPDHPGEGVQHIALATDDIFTCVERLLANGVEFVEPPARYYDQLDARLPGHGLDVERLRRTHVLVDGEIGADGVPLLFFQTFVRRRTGEIFFEIVQRQGHHGFGEGNLAALAQARDGN
- the pcaQ gene encoding pca operon transcription factor PcaQ, whose product is MQRSLADSRVKFRHLQCFLAVAQFGSVQRAADSLSITQPAVSKTVAELEAILGVKLFERGRHGAVPTREGQLFMPHASACVSALRQGVDLLARAEGAAAATLEIGVLPTVAAVLVPPVLRQFAAHWPRVIVRLATGANPELLERLKAGTIEFAIGRLADPERMVGLSFEQLFTEPLIAVVRAGHPLAQGPGLPATSLEEFPIVLPPFGTLIRQSAESLLGAWGVPPLSAFVEVLSVSTGRALALENGAVWFVPRSAVEYELAHGMLVRLPLPAAGTGEPVGLIRRSDTQPSAVGRAFIDAVREVARDRMAAASGKDADNGAGKTGRKTAKRRGQRSGQSRADTQL
- the pcaH gene encoding protocatechuate 3,4-dioxygenase subunit beta; the protein is MEDSSLTQREFASHPQYIYPPYGSSVKRGPTRPLIPLKEKLRDQRVPVYGTEDLGALDHDLTRNAARNGEPLGERIIVTGRVLDEGGRPVRNTLVEIWQANAAGRYVHKADQHDAPLDPNFLGAGRCITDSDGRYRFLTIKPGAYPWGNHPNAWRPQHIHFSLFGDHFGSRLVTQMYFPGDPLLAFDPIYQGTPEQARERMVSKFSLDITEEAYALGYDFDIVLRGPNETPMER
- the pcaG gene encoding protocatechuate 3,4-dioxygenase subunit alpha, translated to MTTLKQTPSQTVGPYFAYGLCPQQYDFDYKSLFTHVLADMEAAGEHITIVGQVFDGDGKVVGDAMVEMSQVDSNGHYPESREEIRKSGFHGFARVGTGTDPQQRFIVETVKPGRANPGEAPHINVILTMRGMLLHTFTRIYFDDEAQANESDAVLAAVPAERRGTLIARRAPGAANVYRFDIHMQGDKETVFFDL